The Calypte anna isolate BGI_N300 chromosome 20, bCalAnn1_v1.p, whole genome shotgun sequence genome includes a region encoding these proteins:
- the SNAI1 gene encoding zinc finger protein SNAI1 has product MPRSFLVKKHFSASKKPNYSELESQAVLATPLLYETCPLPVIPPPEVLGPGAYYPPLVWDAGLLSSLFPGGPGSEAAGGAAPALDLTALSSEEDEGKSSGPPSPASAPAAAERFRCAQCAKAYSTFAGLSKHKQLHCDAQARKSFSCKYCEKEYVSLGALKMHIRSHTLPCVCKMCGKAFSRPWLLQGHIRTHTGEKPFSCTHCNRAFADRSNLRAHLQTHSDVKKYQCKTCSRTFSRMSLLHKHEETGCSGSR; this is encoded by the exons ATGCCGCGCTCCTTCCTGGTGAAGAAGCACTTCTCAGCCAGCAAGAAACCCAACTACAGCGAGTTGGAAAGCCAGGCCG TGCTGGCCACCCCGCTGCTGTACGAGACGTGCCCGCTGCCCGTCATCCCCCCGCCCGAGGTGCTCGGCCCCGGCGCCTACTACCCGCCACTGGTGTGGGACGcggggctgctctccagcctcttccCCGGTGGCCCGGGCAGCGAGGCGGCGGGCGGAGCGGCCCCTGCCCTGGACCTGACCGCCCTCTCCAGCGAGGAGGATGAAGGCAAGAGCTCGGGCCCCCCCAGTCCAGCCTcggcccccgccgccgccgagCGATTCCGCTGTGCCCAATGTGCCAAGGCTTACTCCACCTTCGCCGGGCTCTCCAAGCACAAGCAATTGCACTGCGACGCCCAGGCCAGGAAATCCTTCAGCTGCAAGTACTGCGAGAAGGAGTACGTGAGCCTGGGGGCTCTCAAGATGCACATCCGGAGCCACACGCTGCCCTGCGTCTGCAAGATGTGCGGCAAGGCCTTCTCCCggccctggctgctgcagggccACATCCGGACACACACCG GTGAAAAGCCCTTTTCCTGTACACACTGCAACCGGGCCTTTGCTGACCGCTCTAATCTCCGAGCCCACCTGCAGACCCATTCAGATGTAAAGAAGTACCAATGCAAAACCTGCTCCCGGACTTTCTCCCGTATGTCCCTGCTCCACAAGCACGAGGAGACGGGCTGCTCCGGCTCTCGCTGA